AAAGGAACAGGCTTTATGCTTTTCTTGTCCACATTGTTGTGACGGAAATGTAGCTTTCTCTGTAATCGATTTAGAAAATGTCCTTACTTGCGATTGCTGCGATGCTTCTTTCGTTTTTGAGGCTGGGATGTGTGATGCGATCAGAAAGTTTTCTGCTCTTTGTTTAAGGATTTATGAAGCTAGATCCATTTTAGGGGAGGCTGCAGTCTCTGTCTCCGTGCAAGGTCAGAGCGTCGAGGTACCTTTTCAGTTACTATTCTCTCGATTTCCTGTTTTTTTGAATTTGGATTTGGCCGGCCGGCCTATTCATATTCGATTCATTTTTGATTCCCTTCGAGGAGAAGTTTTATATCATAAAGGGTAGCTTTTGCTATTTCCCTTTTTGCAAATCTTGTAAAGCTTTTTCTAAAATAGCATCCCCGCGGGCTGCTTCTTCTTTTTCCGAAAGTTGAAAGGAAGAGGCGGCCTTTAGAAGGGCGAGAGAGACGTTAGGGTAATCTTCTACAGTAGATGTACTGGTAAGAATATAGGCTGTACGATCGATTACCGCGACGCTTTGGAGACAAAAAACTCGTCCCCAAGAGGTATTTTTTTCCGTTTTAATGATTGTGAATTTACCACTAGGAGCTTGGATATGAGTAAAGATAGATGACTCCAAAGTCATTTCATTCGCGCGATGATATTCTAAAATTTCCTGAATATAAGCTTCTTCTGTTTTATTAATAAGTTCATGAGCGCTATTTATGGTGGGCGTTAGGCTGCCTGCCCCTTTTCCTATAAAAAGAGCATCTAATTTATCTGGGAGCTGGGTTTTGTCATCAATACATTGCCAATTATTGGGGATAAGAAAAGAGTATTTAAGATTAGAGTAAGTTATCCAACTTATAGAAGGCTTATTTCTTTTAGCCTCTAAAGCACGTTTTTTTAAAGCATAGCGAGGAGAGGGTTTCCCAGAAACATGCAGAAATTCTTTTCGTCTTTCTCGTAATTGTGCT
This genomic stretch from Chlamydia sp. harbors:
- a CDS encoding ferredoxin, whose amino-acid sequence is MKKKEQALCFSCPHCCDGNVAFSVIDLENVLTCDCCDASFVFEAGMCDAIRKFSALCLRIYEARSILGEAAVSVSVQGQSVEVPFQLLFSRFPVFLNLDLAGRPIHIRFIFDSLRGEVLYHKG